A single window of Clostridia bacterium DNA harbors:
- a CDS encoding pyrimidine/purine nucleoside phosphorylase, with the protein MERFDNVSVVKKANVYFGGKVTSRTVIFADGEKKTLGIMMPGEYEFGTAEKEIMEILAGKLEVLLPGSEAWVAIEGGQSFEVPANSKFKLVVNELTDYCCSYLK; encoded by the coding sequence ATGGAGCGTTTTGATAATGTAAGTGTTGTTAAAAAGGCAAATGTCTATTTTGGAGGCAAGGTTACAAGCCGTACCGTAATATTTGCCGATGGGGAAAAAAAGACTTTAGGTATAATGATGCCTGGAGAGTATGAATTTGGAACGGCAGAAAAAGAAATAATGGAAATACTGGCAGGAAAGCTTGAGGTTTTGCTTCCAGGAAGTGAAGCATGGGTTGCGATTGAAGGAGGACAAAGCTTTGAAGTTCCTGCAAACTCAAAATTCAAATTGGTTGTAAATGAACTCACAGATTACTGTTGTTCGTATCTTAAATAA
- a CDS encoding BlaI/MecI/CopY family transcriptional regulator, which yields MKGNPAKNLSRRERQIMDIVFRKKHVTAAEVQEELPDNPSYSTVRAFLRILEEKGQVKHKTDGQKYIYFASTPRKKAVKDAIEDLIKTFFDNSVEHTVAALLDLKKSKLTGEELDRISVLIEKARKEDEENE from the coding sequence ATGAAAGGTAATCCGGCTAAGAATTTAAGCAGAAGAGAACGCCAGATAATGGACATAGTTTTCAGAAAAAAACATGTAACGGCAGCAGAGGTTCAGGAAGAACTTCCTGATAATCCTAGCTACTCAACTGTTAGGGCATTTTTGAGGATATTGGAGGAAAAAGGGCAGGTAAAGCACAAAACAGATGGCCAAAAATATATTTATTTTGCTTCTACTCCAAGGAAGAAAGCAGTGAAAGACGCAATTGAAGATCTTATTAAGACATTTTTTGATAATTCTGTCGAACATACAGTGGCAGCATTGCTGGATTTAAAAAAATCAAAGCTGACCGGTGAGGAGCTTGACAGAATTTCTGTATTGATAGAGAAAGCCAGAAAGGAAGACGAGGAAAATGAGTGA
- a CDS encoding M23/M56 family metallopeptidase — protein sequence MSEGKVQLLNWLIILADSSLKGTIIITAAILLSKLKRGISSQAKYLLSAVAIISLLILPLSYYLNNHSNSEYESVLKNMKKVPYTINMDIASPSEDNGQTASEASLGSGKTTEKYDAGLKNKIFLSVFYLWFCVLLVLLFRIAVGMLGAHKIIRESEMLVDENLLAIVNEVKLILGVKQNIKIYLSENDYMPITFGIMKPVILLPRNALDWESGLCRSVLMHEIVHIKRRDNLLKLAARLVSTLYWFNPIMWVALKRFYIDMEKACDACVMQLGVKSTDYAGHLLSIAGGYSVPKFFPEPSSAMGSISITESRILTILNKGERYIGSSKKKFFLLASVFLCLAIVLSSVQIVSAKFSRESETLNIITDKKGFVSVQSSDLKINIKNSLKEQIPTLLPVGGKNVEIQNTFGGSIGNDKYKNTGIDIEKGNECMPIIASADGYVKEIGMDGTDGNYIKLEHSNGLHTVYENFIETQVRTGDYVQKGVIIAYTGNIEKVHFEVWYSDMPLDPLPFLKMGY from the coding sequence ATGAGTGAGGGTAAAGTGCAGCTGTTAAACTGGCTTATCATTTTGGCAGACTCTTCCCTTAAGGGAACTATTATCATTACTGCAGCAATCTTATTAAGCAAGCTTAAAAGAGGTATTTCATCTCAGGCAAAATATCTGCTATCTGCTGTAGCTATAATTTCCTTGCTAATATTACCACTGTCGTACTATTTGAATAATCACTCAAATAGTGAATATGAATCTGTATTAAAGAATATGAAAAAAGTGCCATATACAATAAATATGGATATAGCATCGCCAAGTGAGGATAATGGGCAGACAGCTTCAGAAGCATCCTTGGGTTCCGGTAAAACAACAGAGAAGTATGATGCCGGGCTAAAAAACAAGATTTTTTTATCTGTCTTTTATCTGTGGTTTTGTGTATTGCTTGTCCTTTTATTCAGGATTGCAGTTGGAATGCTGGGGGCACATAAAATAATAAGAGAATCAGAAATGCTGGTTGATGAAAACTTGCTGGCAATTGTTAATGAAGTCAAACTTATATTAGGTGTGAAACAAAACATAAAGATTTACTTATCCGAAAATGACTATATGCCTATTACTTTTGGGATAATGAAACCGGTAATTCTTCTTCCGCGGAATGCACTTGATTGGGAATCAGGATTATGCAGGAGCGTTCTGATGCATGAGATAGTTCATATAAAACGCAGGGATAACTTATTAAAGCTTGCTGCAAGACTGGTAAGCACGCTGTATTGGTTTAATCCCATTATGTGGGTGGCGCTCAAACGTTTCTATATCGACATGGAAAAAGCCTGTGATGCCTGTGTAATGCAACTTGGAGTAAAATCTACGGATTATGCCGGACATTTACTGAGTATAGCAGGCGGATATTCAGTTCCAAAGTTTTTTCCAGAGCCTTCAAGTGCTATGGGGAGTATTTCCATAACGGAATCCAGGATATTGACCATTCTAAATAAAGGTGAAAGATATATTGGAAGCAGCAAAAAGAAATTTTTCCTGTTAGCCTCAGTATTCTTATGTCTTGCAATAGTATTGTCCAGTGTCCAGATTGTATCTGCGAAATTTTCCAGAGAATCTGAAACTCTGAACATAATAACGGACAAAAAAGGGTTTGTTTCAGTTCAGAGCTCTGACTTAAAAATCAACATAAAAAATTCATTGAAAGAACAAATACCTACACTGCTACCTGTAGGCGGTAAAAACGTAGAAATACAAAATACCTTTGGCGGGAGTATCGGGAATGATAAATATAAAAATACAGGCATTGATATCGAAAAGGGCAATGAATGCATGCCCATCATTGCTTCAGCAGATGGGTATGTAAAAGAGATCGGAATGGACGGTACGGATGGAAACTACATAAAGCTAGAGCATAGTAACGGATTGCATACGGTTTATGAGAATTTCATAGAAACACAGGTCAGAACAGGTGATTATGTGCAAAAAGGTGTAATCATCGCCTATACAGGAAATATAGAAAAGGTTCACTTTGAAGTATGGTATAGCGATATGCCTTTGGATCCATTGCCGTTTTTGAAGATGGGGTATTAA
- a CDS encoding DUF362 domain-containing protein, translating into MKNIKKIIVYGIIAVLCIAAIAGYAGQKWLKGLGGGSAVVSEAGPGGDKKKMSDIRDLNNNILPQIVWDRMQKNNVISDKNPVIGAGVGKDFSATTREAVKNADALEKLIKKGSTVLIKPNMIKSAAPEQGVETDYRVVQEIANIARELGASRVVVADGSPWGRSFDDTNMYTKLTGVELIDFNDCREEDCYKFTPEKSLTGGEFYMPKIYMEADVVISAAKLKTHFEAVVTLSLKNIFGVPPVQLTGAGQGRDYLHNMGISNSIVDLNKIRKPDFVIIDGIIGGEGNMPFSGTPVDSGVVFAGTDPVAADTVALNFMGFTLDEIEHVRLAGQEGLGINDLSKIKLVGLDLNKSQMFFRRSESY; encoded by the coding sequence ATGAAAAACATTAAGAAAATTATTGTCTATGGTATTATTGCAGTTTTGTGTATTGCAGCCATTGCAGGATATGCAGGACAAAAGTGGCTGAAGGGTCTTGGAGGCGGCAGCGCGGTTGTTTCTGAGGCTGGGCCAGGTGGAGATAAGAAGAAAATGTCTGATATAAGAGATCTAAATAACAATATACTTCCACAAATAGTTTGGGACCGGATGCAGAAAAACAATGTTATATCCGATAAAAACCCTGTTATAGGAGCAGGAGTGGGCAAGGACTTTTCTGCGACTACCAGAGAAGCCGTCAAAAATGCGGATGCTCTGGAAAAGCTCATAAAGAAGGGTAGTACTGTTTTAATCAAACCCAATATGATAAAAAGTGCTGCACCGGAGCAAGGTGTAGAGACTGATTACCGCGTAGTACAGGAAATTGCAAATATAGCAAGGGAGTTAGGGGCATCCCGTGTAGTTGTTGCGGATGGTTCACCATGGGGCAGGAGCTTTGATGATACAAATATGTATACGAAATTAACAGGTGTAGAACTTATTGATTTCAATGACTGCAGAGAAGAGGACTGTTATAAGTTCACACCGGAAAAAAGCTTGACCGGCGGTGAATTCTATATGCCCAAAATATATATGGAGGCTGATGTGGTAATAAGTGCGGCAAAGCTGAAGACACATTTTGAGGCAGTTGTAACCCTTAGTCTGAAAAATATATTTGGTGTTCCTCCTGTTCAACTTACAGGAGCAGGTCAGGGAAGGGACTATCTGCATAATATGGGCATTTCCAACTCTATAGTAGATCTTAACAAAATCAGAAAGCCTGATTTTGTAATTATAGACGGCATAATAGGAGGTGAAGGGAACATGCCTTTCAGTGGCACACCGGTGGATTCCGGAGTTGTATTTGCCGGGACTGACCCTGTTGCTGCTGATACTGTAGCACTGAATTTCATGGGCTTTACATTGGATGAAATAGAGCATGTCAGATTGGCCGGACAGGAAGGCCTGGGTATAAATGATCTGAGTAAAATCAAGCTTGTAGGGCTGGACTTAAATAAATCACAGATGTTCTTCAGAAGGTCCGAATCATATTAA